The following proteins come from a genomic window of Geomonas sp. RF6:
- the recB gene encoding exodeoxyribonuclease V subunit beta, with protein sequence MKELDHLHIDLSGRNLIEASAGTGKTYAIACLYLRLLVELDLPPEKILVVTYTEAATEELRGRIRARIREALSVFDGAATDDLFLSGLAQNASGKGPCPEVARDRLDRALKSFDLASIFTIHGFCLRALQDNAFESGSLYDTELVTDQSDLLQEIVDDFWRSHFFADPAPLLSYALRKGLSPPYFVGFLKGMLGNPKLEVVPHFDLAGLPALETECREAFAAVAALWQGAHEEVRELLETHKGLSRAQGKYHPDSLPELFDAMECYLRGAQPYEVCAGFEKFTVSGILAGKKPSGAAPEHRFFERCEELLTILERRFLALKCELLDFARERLPARKRERNVRCFDDLLTSLYDALKSERGADLALALRQKYRAALIDEFQDTDPVQFDIFRTIYSDADSPLFLIGDPKQAIYSFRGADIFAYLEAAADVEEERRFTLTSNWRSTPRLLDAFNTVFEDDLRPFIFGQISYHPVKYGKKEGGDRLVLPDADDAPLQLWHLPEVHNGREVNVGVANDIVPGAVAAEIARLLRDGAQGKALIGEKPLLPEHIAVIVRSHRQAACMQEALSALSIPSVMRSDKSVLTSREARELCTLLAALASPGSEPKVRAALVIDILGVSGDGIAELLEDEPRWEEWLARFREYHQLWVERGFMVMVQALMSREGVRGRLLARSDGERRLTNLLHCFEILHAATQERSLGAEGAVTWFGERISAEDAAEEYQIRLETDEKAVKILTIHVSKGLEYPVVFCPFLWGGIRSGDEIITFHDDYRLIKDFGSPDRSRNELLAQKESLAENLRLLYVALTRAKFRCYVVGGRIADKTGRNRPETSPLAYLFHASTETRTSTDVVGSLAREVKKLSCAGMVQQLRDVAGRNPGAISVSPLPEPDAEPFSPMKGGEEAFSALSFSRHIDRDWRVSSFTSFAAHDGGAELPDRDQSGEGEAQIPAAPPPEPQGMSIFTFPRGARAGIFLHEIFEKLDFAGASEEKTADLVRTCLEAHHFSDEWAPSISSMVRNVVTAPLAAPGGTFSLSDLQQDKWLSELEFFFPLRFVTSGNLKSYFQKWSGQHRAVDLLALCSQLRFRPAKGMVRGFIDLVFEHDGRFYLVDWKSNHLGNQVEDYRPERLAGAMEQKLYPLQYLLYTVALNRFLKLRVPGYSYESHFGGVLYFFLRGVRKDRGEEFGIFRDTPPREMIDELTSCLIEAGG encoded by the coding sequence ATGAAAGAGCTCGATCACCTACATATTGACCTCTCCGGCAGGAATCTCATCGAGGCGAGCGCCGGGACGGGGAAGACGTACGCCATCGCCTGCCTGTACCTGCGCCTCCTTGTGGAGCTCGATCTCCCGCCGGAAAAGATCCTCGTGGTGACCTACACGGAGGCCGCCACGGAGGAGCTTCGCGGCCGTATCCGCGCCCGTATCCGCGAGGCCCTCTCCGTTTTCGACGGAGCCGCCACCGATGACCTCTTCCTCTCCGGACTGGCGCAGAACGCCAGCGGCAAGGGACCGTGTCCGGAGGTCGCACGCGACCGGCTCGACCGCGCCCTCAAATCGTTCGACCTCGCCTCCATTTTCACCATACACGGCTTCTGCCTCAGGGCTCTGCAGGATAACGCCTTCGAGAGCGGCTCTCTCTACGATACGGAGCTCGTCACAGACCAGTCCGATCTCCTGCAGGAGATTGTCGATGACTTCTGGCGCAGCCACTTCTTTGCCGACCCTGCACCTCTTTTGAGCTATGCCCTCCGCAAAGGTCTTTCCCCACCCTACTTCGTCGGCTTCCTCAAAGGTATGCTCGGGAACCCGAAGCTGGAGGTGGTGCCGCATTTCGATCTGGCCGGGCTTCCAGCGCTCGAGACGGAGTGTCGGGAGGCATTTGCGGCAGTGGCGGCTCTGTGGCAGGGGGCGCACGAAGAGGTCAGGGAGCTCCTGGAGACGCACAAGGGGCTCTCCCGCGCGCAGGGGAAATATCATCCCGACTCCCTCCCCGAGCTTTTCGACGCGATGGAGTGCTACCTGCGCGGGGCGCAGCCGTACGAGGTTTGCGCGGGCTTCGAGAAGTTCACCGTGAGCGGCATCCTGGCAGGCAAAAAGCCGAGCGGAGCCGCTCCTGAGCACCGTTTCTTCGAGCGTTGCGAGGAGCTACTGACCATTCTCGAGCGCAGATTCCTCGCGCTGAAGTGCGAGCTTCTGGACTTTGCCCGCGAACGCCTTCCGGCACGGAAGAGAGAGCGCAACGTCCGCTGTTTCGACGACCTCCTCACCTCCCTCTACGATGCGCTCAAGAGCGAGAGGGGCGCCGACCTGGCCCTTGCCCTGCGCCAAAAGTACCGCGCCGCGCTTATCGACGAGTTCCAGGACACGGACCCGGTGCAGTTCGACATCTTTCGCACCATCTACTCGGACGCCGACTCACCCCTCTTTCTGATCGGCGATCCGAAGCAGGCGATCTACAGCTTTCGCGGTGCGGACATCTTCGCCTACCTAGAGGCGGCCGCCGATGTGGAGGAAGAGCGCCGCTTTACCCTCACCAGCAACTGGCGCTCTACTCCGCGCCTCCTCGATGCCTTCAATACCGTCTTTGAAGACGACCTCCGTCCCTTCATCTTCGGCCAGATCTCCTACCATCCGGTGAAGTACGGGAAGAAGGAAGGGGGGGACCGCCTGGTCCTCCCCGACGCCGACGACGCGCCGCTGCAGCTTTGGCATCTCCCGGAGGTGCACAACGGCAGGGAAGTGAATGTGGGGGTGGCAAACGACATCGTCCCCGGAGCGGTCGCCGCCGAGATCGCACGCCTTCTGAGGGATGGAGCGCAGGGAAAGGCGCTCATCGGAGAAAAGCCCCTTCTTCCTGAACACATCGCAGTCATCGTGCGCAGCCACCGGCAGGCCGCCTGCATGCAGGAGGCGCTCTCCGCGCTCTCCATTCCGAGCGTCATGCGCAGCGACAAGAGCGTTCTCACCAGCCGCGAGGCGCGCGAGCTCTGTACCCTTCTCGCCGCGCTCGCATCTCCGGGGAGCGAGCCGAAGGTGCGCGCCGCGCTCGTCATCGACATCCTCGGGGTGAGCGGCGACGGCATCGCGGAACTTCTGGAGGACGAGCCTCGCTGGGAAGAGTGGCTGGCGAGGTTTCGCGAGTACCACCAGCTCTGGGTCGAGCGCGGATTCATGGTCATGGTGCAGGCGCTTATGTCGAGGGAAGGGGTGCGCGGAAGGCTCCTTGCCAGGAGCGACGGCGAGAGGCGACTCACCAACCTCCTGCACTGCTTCGAGATTCTGCACGCCGCCACCCAGGAGAGGAGTCTCGGCGCGGAGGGTGCCGTCACCTGGTTCGGGGAGCGGATAAGCGCGGAGGATGCCGCGGAGGAGTACCAGATCCGCCTGGAGACCGACGAGAAGGCGGTGAAGATCCTCACCATCCACGTCAGCAAGGGGCTGGAGTACCCCGTCGTCTTTTGCCCCTTCCTGTGGGGGGGGATCCGCTCCGGCGACGAGATCATCACCTTCCACGACGATTACCGCCTCATCAAGGACTTCGGCTCACCCGATCGCTCCCGCAACGAGCTCCTGGCGCAGAAGGAGTCCCTCGCGGAGAACCTGCGCCTCCTCTATGTGGCGCTTACCCGGGCCAAGTTTCGCTGCTATGTCGTTGGCGGGAGGATTGCCGACAAGACCGGGCGCAACCGGCCGGAGACCTCCCCCCTTGCCTATCTTTTCCATGCCTCCACCGAGACGCGCACCTCAACCGACGTGGTGGGGAGCCTCGCGAGAGAGGTAAAGAAGCTCTCCTGTGCCGGTATGGTGCAGCAGCTCCGGGACGTGGCGGGGCGCAATCCGGGGGCGATCTCCGTCTCCCCCTTGCCCGAGCCGGATGCGGAGCCTTTCTCTCCCATGAAGGGGGGTGAGGAGGCGTTCAGCGCGCTTTCCTTCAGCCGTCACATCGACCGCGACTGGCGCGTTTCCAGCTTTACCTCCTTTGCGGCGCACGACGGGGGCGCGGAACTTCCGGACCGCGACCAGAGCGGCGAGGGTGAGGCGCAGATTCCCGCCGCCCCTCCTCCGGAGCCGCAGGGGATGAGCATCTTTACCTTCCCGCGCGGCGCCCGCGCCGGTATCTTCCTGCACGAGATATTCGAGAAGCTCGATTTTGCCGGAGCTTCCGAGGAGAAGACGGCGGATCTGGTGCGGACATGCCTCGAGGCGCATCACTTCAGCGACGAGTGGGCTCCGTCCATCAGCTCCATGGTGCGAAACGTGGTGACGGCCCCCCTTGCCGCCCCGGGGGGTACTTTTTCCCTCTCCGACCTCCAGCAGGACAAATGGCTGAGCGAGCTCGAGTTTTTCTTTCCATTGCGCTTTGTTACCTCCGGGAACCTGAAGAGCTACTTCCAGAAATGGAGCGGACAGCACCGTGCGGTGGACCTCCTCGCCCTTTGCTCCCAGCTGAGGTTTCGCCCCGCAAAGGGGATGGTGCGGGGCTTCATCGACCTTGTCTTCGAGCACGACGGGCGCTTCTACCTCGTGGACTGGAAGTCCAACCACCTGGGTAACCAGGTGGAGGATTACCGCCCCGAGCGTCTGGCCGGTGCCATGGAGCAGAAGCTCTACCCCCTGCAGTACCTGCTGTACACCGTGGCGCTGAACCGTTTCCTGAAGCTCCGCGTACCGGGCTACAGCTACGAGAGCCACTTCGGTGGAGTCCTCTACTTCTTCCTGCGCGGCGTGCGGAAGGACCGCGGTGAGGAATTCGGCATCTTCAGGGATACGCCGCCGCGGGAGATGATCGACGAGCTGACAAGTTGCCTCATCGAGGCCGGAGGGTAA